Below is a genomic region from Citrobacter tructae.
ACGTCGCGCAGCTGCTCCATTCGTTGTTCATGTTTCTCATTTAAAACCGCTTGCTGCTCGGGCGTTAACAGGCGATACATCTGATTGCGAACCTTGGCTATTTCAACCTGGCGGGCAACCTGCTGTTGTGCCATCTTTTCTGCCTGAGCGCGCACAGCGCTTTCATCAAAATTCTCTGCGGTGACAAGACGATGCATTGTCTCCATTTCGCTAACATTAACAGGAGGCTGCTCATGTCTGGCCTGCTGCATTAAATCTCGCATCTGTTGACGTTGATGTTCGGTTAAACTGATACCGTCAAACATGTGGCTCTGCGCATTGCGTTGCGAAGAGTTTTCACCCAGGTGCCAGTGATCGCCTGTGACGACTTCAGCTGCATGGCTTAACGTACTGAGTGCCAGCGTTGAGGCCATGACGGCAGCGGTAACTTTGCCCATCACTTGCTCCCAAAATCTTTTCTGTCGCGATTCAACGAGAGACAGTTTACGATTCGGGCTGCAAACATGCGTCAGGGGGTGTAAAACAACGTAAAGTCATAGATTAGCGCCGCCTGATGACGTAATTTCTGCCTCGGAGGTACGTAAACAATGAATAAAATACTGCTAGTTGATGATGACCGAGAGCTGACATCCCTGTTAAAGGAGCTGCTCGAAATGGAAGGTTTCGATGTGCTGGTTGCCCATGACGGGGAGCAAGCGCTTGAGCTTCTGGATGACAGCATCGATTTACTTTTGCTCGACGTTATGATGCCGAAGAAAAACGGTATTGATACACTGAAGGCGCTTCGCCAGACACACCAGACACCCGTAATCATGCTGACCGCTCGCGGCAGTGAACTGGATCGCGTACTCGGCCTTGAGCTGGGCGCGGACGACTATTTACCCAAACCGTTTAATGACCGTGAACTGGTCGCGCGCATCCGCGCTATTCTGCGCCGCTCTCACTGGAGCGAACAACAGCAGAACAGCGACAACGGTTCGCCAACGCTGGAAGTGGACTCGCTCAGCCTCAATCCAGGTCGCCAGGAAGCCAGCTTTGACGGGCAAACGCTGGAGTTAACCGGCACCGAATTCACCCTGCTCTATTTGCTGGCGCAGCATCTCGGCCAAGTGGTTTCCCGTGAACATTTAAGCCAGGAAGTGCTGGGTAAACGCCTGACGCCTTTCGATCGCGCTATCGATATGCATATCTCGAACCTGCGTCGTAAGCTGCCTGAGCGTAAAGACGGACACCCGTGGTTTAAAACCCTGCGCGGTCGCGGCTACCTGATGGTTTCAGCTTCATGATAGGAAGTTTAACCGCACGCATCTTTGCCATCTTCTGGTTGACGCTGGCACTGGTGCTGATGCTGGTATTGATGTTACCCAAGCTCGACTCACGCCAGATGACCGAGCTACTGGACAGCGAACAGCGCCAGGGGTTGATGATTGAGCAACACGTTGAAGCTGAACTGGCGAACGATCCACCCAATGATTTGATGTGGTGGCGTCGCTTGTTTCGTGCGATAGACAAGTGGGCGCCGCCGGGACAACGGTTATTACTTGTTACGACGGAAGGACGCGTGATCGGCGCAGAACGCAACGAAATGCAGATCATTCGTAACTTTATTGGTCAGGCCGATAACGCCGATCATCCGCAAAAGAAAAAATACGGTCGCGTTGAAATGGTGGGGCCTTTCTCCGTCAGAGATGGCGAAGATAACTACCAGCTGTATCTCATTCGACCTGCCAGCAGTTCACAATCTGACTTTATCAACTTGCTGTTTGACCGACCGTTGTTGTTGCTGATCGTCACCATGTTAGTCAGCTCTCCATTGCTGCTTTGGCTGGCCTGGAGCCTGGCGAAACCGGCACGTAAGCTGAAAAACGCGGCGGATGAAGTGGCACAGGGGAACCTGCGTCAGCATCCCGAACTGGAAGCTGGCCCGCAGGAATTCCTGGCGGCAGGTGCCAGTTTTAACCAGATGGTGACGGCGCTGGAACGCATGATGACCTCACAGCAACGCCTGCTGTCGGACATCTCTCACGAATTGAGGACGCCGTTAACGCGTCTGCAACTGGGTACTGCGTTGCTGCGCCGTCGCAGTGGTGAAAGCAAAGAGCTGGAACGTATTGAAACGGAAGCGCACCGACTGGACAGCATGATCAACGACCTGCTGGTCATGTCGCGCAATCAGCAAAAAAATGCGCTGGTCAGTGAAACCGTGAAAGCGAACCATCTGTGGGGTGACGTGCTGGATAACGCCGCCTTTGAAGCTGAGCAAATGGGCAAGTCGTTAACGGTTAACTTCCCGCCAGGACCGTGGCCGCTGTACGGCAACCCGAATGCGCTGGAAAGTGCGCTGGAGAACATTGTTCGCAACGCCCTGCGTTACTCGCACACCAAGATTGAAGTGGGCTTCGCGGTGGATAAAGACGGGATCACCATCACTGTAGACGATGATGGCCCGGGTGTGAGTCCCGAAGACAGAGAACAGATTTTCCGTCCGTTCTATCGTACCGATGAAGCGCGCGATCGCGAATCCGGCGGTACCGGTCTGGGTCTGGCGATCGTTGAAACCGCCATCCAGCAGCACCGTGGCTGGGTGAAGGCAGAAGACAGCCCGCTGGGTGGTCTGCGTCTGGTACTCTGGCTGCCGCTGTATAAACGCTCGTAATTAAACCTGTTGTGCCGGGCGGCGACTTCGCCTTACCCGGTCTACGCTTCCTGCTGGGGGGAATTATTTCCCCCACAATCTCCGCGAATTGTCTTCGATTTTGCCGCTTAAACGGCGTTTCTGCATCGTTCTGGTCCAGCTTTTCGATAACCCCGCAGTCGACAGCAAACGGTGATACTGGTCGTTATCAAACGGCATATGCCAGGCAATGGCAATCGCCTCCTGCACGCTGACATCGCTCACACGAGACGCCAGCACCAGCGGCGCATCCGCCGACACCATGCCCGCCGCAATCACGCTGCACAACCAGCCGGTCTTGCCCGCATCCTGCATCTGGCTTGCCATGTCGCTAATGCCAAAATGGAAATTCAGCTTAAAGCATGGCGAGCGAGGCTGCGTGACCTGAATCAGCGCCTCTCCCCACTGGAAGATATCGCCGATATAGACATTCTCCTCCGTCAGCCCCTCTGTGGAGAGGTTCTCACCAAAAGCAGGGGCGACAAATAACTCCGCCTGTTCAGGAAAGGCTTGTCTCCAGTGCTGATAATGTTCACGCGGATAATGGCACAACGCGCGATCTGGCCCGCCGTGGATTTTCGTTTCCGCCTGTTCATCCCCCGTCAGACCCAGCTCAGTCAGCATCAGTTCGCCATCAACCTGGACCTTCGCAATTGCACTCGGACGGCTTCCCGTGTAATCCCGAATCTTGCCTGCAAATACATCAACCGGATATCGCATTTGTTCCCTCTCCCGATAACTTTTCCCCATTACACCATATTTATTTTACCCCAGTCGCTCAAAATGAGAGCACGGTTCACATGAAACTTAGGGACACATGCTATCAATGTAATCTTGTTTTGAAACATCATTTCAATTAAGGAGTCAACACGTGACGGGTCAATCGCAATTTGCTGGCGTCTGGTGTCCTTCCATTACGCCAATGGACAATGATGGCAAGATCGATTTCAACGGTCTAAGCCAGCATCTCAAACGCCTTACCGAGGCACAGATCGACGTTATTTTGCTGATGGGCAGTATTGGGGAATTTGCCTCCTTTACGCTCGAAGAGAGGCTGCTACTGATCCGCGAGGCCCGCGCTATGAGCTCGCTGAAGATGGTCGCCAACGTCTCATCCACCTGCCAGAATGATGTGCTGTTGATGGCGCAAGAGGCGCATCGCGCAGGATACGATGCCGTCATGATCCTGCCGCCTTACTATTACGGACAAACCGCTAAACAGCTACTGAGCTACTTCCGCCAGCTAGGGCAGAAGATTAGCGGCAAATGGTTTGCCTATAACTTCCCGGCACGTACCGGCTGTGATTTAACGCCTGAACTGGTTGCCACACTCGCCGCTGAGTTCCCGAACTTCGCCGGTATTAAAGACACAGTGGACTGCCAGTCGCATACCCGCAGCATGATCCAGACAACCCGCGCCGTGCGGGAAGATTTTGCTGTGCTCTCCGGCTACGACGAATATTACATTCCCAACCTGCTGGCAGGTGGCGCGGGGATTATTTCCGGTTTAAATAACGTGATGCCAGAGCTGTTTGTCCGCGCGCGTGAGGCGTTTAAGCAGGGCGACCTGGCGGCGTTGCGTGATATTCAGGATAAGATTGGCACCTACATGTCCATCTACGCCATTGGTGAGGATTTTGTCACCACCATTAAAACCGCAGTCTCACGTAAGTTTGGCTATTGCACCGGGGTTTCGCGTAATGCAGGTGGGGAGCTGAATGAAAGTGAGTGTCGAACTATTGATGAGGTGTTTGTAGTCAAAGGGTAAAACGGTTAAGCCGGACGGTACAGACCATCCGGCTTAATATCGTTACTTCACCGCACTGCGCATATCAATTGCCGCCGCCCTGGCTTTAGCTCTTTTCGACCAGATGGAGGTGATAATCGGTACGAGGATTGAGGTTACAATCACCGACGTCGCCACCAGAGAGGTAGCCGCCGGAGCCATTGGTTTAAACGCCGGGACCATTTCCGCAATCAGCACCGGCGTGGCGACCGCCGCACCTGCAGAACTGGAAGCCGCAATCCCCGCCGTGCCATCCCCTCCGCCGATCAGTTTATCAGCGATTATCAGCGGAATACCGGTGATAATAATCACCGCCACGCCCAGTAAGATCCCCAGCACACCAGTCTGAGCAATCACACTTAAATCAATGGTGTTACCCAATGCGAATGCAAAGAAAGGGATGAGTGTTTGTACCGCTTTACTGAAGAACTCGCGCAACTCAGGGTCCAGATTCCCCAGCGCGAAGCCAATCAGGAACGGCAATACCGCGCCGACAAACACATGCGGTTCAAACGAGGCAATCCCTGCGGTTCCCAGAATCACCATGGTCATCAGTGGGCCCGATTCCAGCGACATCAGGACAAACGCCCCAGCCTCTTCTTTGGTGCCGTACTGTTGCATAATCGATGCGTACAGCCCGCCGTTGGTCATATCCATGGCAGCCACCAGCGCCAGCGTGGACAACCCAGCGAAGAAACCCACTTCTACCCCATGCTCCGGAAGAATGCGTGAGGCTATCGCCGCAACCACCCATGCCACCAGAATCTTGGTTATCACTAACGTGCCAGATTTACGCAGCACGGTGCCGGTGGCGCTTAGCTTTATTGACGCCCCCATGCAAAAAAACCAGACGGCCAGAATCGGCACCGTCCCGGTGATCATACCGTTCGTAAAGGAGCCGAAGTATTTCCCGGCGCCGGGGGAAAAGGTGTGACACAGTGCGCCCAGAAAAAGCGGCACCAGCATCATTCCGCCAGGGATTTTCTCTATCGTACGTTTGATCTGCATTTCCATCACCTGTAGACATAAAAATGGGGCATTTTTTATGGGCGATTGCATCTTGCTTTTGAGATGCGCCCGTCTCGATGAAAAGAAGATAGACATTCGTAGAGATTATAAAAGTGATCCCACCCGCATAATAAAACCTTGTTTCAATTTAAGTGGATCATTGTTTTTATATTGATTTTGATCACAAAAAAACCCCCACAAGCATCGCTTGCAGGGGCATCATTAAAACGTAGAACTTATTTCTTCGCGGCGAAACGCGCTGCAGCTTCGTCCCAGTTCACTACGTCCCAGAACGCTTTGATGTAATCCGGGCGACGGTTCTGGAATTTCAGGTAGTAAGCGTGTTCCCAGACGTCCAGGCCCACGATCGGGAAGCCAGAAGCGCCAGAGATAGCCTCACCCATCAGCGGGGAGTCCTGGTTGGCGGTAGAAACCACAGCCAGTTTGTCACCTTTCAGTACCAGCCACGCCCAGCCGGAACCGAAACGGGTCGCAGCCGCTTTTTCAAACTCGGCTTTGAAGTTATCAACGGAGCCAAAGTCACGTTCGATAGCCGCTTTCAGGTCACCCTGCAGCGTAGTGCCGGTTTTCAGACCTTTCCAGAACAGGCTGTGGTTAGCGTGGCCGCCAGCGTTATTACGCAGTACGGTTTTCTTGTCTGCTGGCAACTGATCCAGTTTGGTGATCAGCTCTTCAACAGGCAGGCTAGCGAATTCAGGCAGGCTTTCCAGCGCAGCGTTAGCGTTGTTTACATAAGCCTGATGGTGTTTGGTATGGTGGATTTCCATCGTCTGCTTATCGAAGTGCGGTTCAAGGGCATCATAAGCGTACGGCAAGGATGGCAGTGTATAACTCATAATCATCTCCAGTATTGTCGGGCGGCCAGGTGTTAACGCCGCGTAAGCAGTTGGGACATTATAGTTAATTAAATGATATTGAAAATGATTATCAATGCCGTACTTTTTACATGGCTATTATGAAATGAAAGTGTGAGCATCACCGGGAAAATCAGGCGAATTTTGCCAACCCGCGCAGAAAACAGGCAGCAACATAAAGGACATGGGAGACAAAGCACGAGATAGTCTGCGGATTATCTCACGAGGAAATATTGCTATGTCTGTCAAAATCGCCCTTTTCGGCATCGGCCTCGACACATACTGGCCCCAGTTTACTGGTCTGGAGTCACGTCTTCAGGGGTATCTGCAAACGATTGATGAGCGCCTGACAGCGCAACACGCCACCGTCATTAACGGCGGCCTGATTGATAACGTCGACAAAGCCGATGCCCTTATCAGGCAATTGCAACAGCAGCCGGTCGATGCTGTCTGCCTGTACATCAGCACCTATGCACTCAGCGCAACGGTGCTGCCCCTGGTGCAGAGTATCAATAAGCCGGTCATTATTCTGGCCCTACAGCCGGAGCCTGGCCTGCCCTATTCGACGATCCGTCAAATCCCGGATCGGGGCGGGCGTACCGGAGAATGGCTGGCGCACTGCCAGGCCTGCAGCGCACCCGAGCTGGCAAACGTGTTTAACCGCGCGAACATCCATTTTCAGCTGATTGTTGGCGCATTGCAGGGCGATGAGTACGTTTGGCAACAAACGGCGCAGTGGTTACAGGCCCTGAACGCTCGTCAGATGCT
It encodes:
- the cpxA gene encoding envelope stress sensor histidine kinase CpxA, which produces MIGSLTARIFAIFWLTLALVLMLVLMLPKLDSRQMTELLDSEQRQGLMIEQHVEAELANDPPNDLMWWRRLFRAIDKWAPPGQRLLLVTTEGRVIGAERNEMQIIRNFIGQADNADHPQKKKYGRVEMVGPFSVRDGEDNYQLYLIRPASSSQSDFINLLFDRPLLLLIVTMLVSSPLLLWLAWSLAKPARKLKNAADEVAQGNLRQHPELEAGPQEFLAAGASFNQMVTALERMMTSQQRLLSDISHELRTPLTRLQLGTALLRRRSGESKELERIETEAHRLDSMINDLLVMSRNQQKNALVSETVKANHLWGDVLDNAAFEAEQMGKSLTVNFPPGPWPLYGNPNALESALENIVRNALRYSHTKIEVGFAVDKDGITITVDDDGPGVSPEDREQIFRPFYRTDEARDRESGGTGLGLAIVETAIQQHRGWVKAEDSPLGGLRLVLWLPLYKRS
- the sodA gene encoding superoxide dismutase [Mn], whose product is MSYTLPSLPYAYDALEPHFDKQTMEIHHTKHHQAYVNNANAALESLPEFASLPVEELITKLDQLPADKKTVLRNNAGGHANHSLFWKGLKTGTTLQGDLKAAIERDFGSVDNFKAEFEKAAATRFGSGWAWLVLKGDKLAVVSTANQDSPLMGEAISGASGFPIVGLDVWEHAYYLKFQNRRPDYIKAFWDVVNWDEAAARFAAKK
- a CDS encoding dihydrodipicolinate synthase family protein; this translates as MTGQSQFAGVWCPSITPMDNDGKIDFNGLSQHLKRLTEAQIDVILLMGSIGEFASFTLEERLLLIREARAMSSLKMVANVSSTCQNDVLLMAQEAHRAGYDAVMILPPYYYGQTAKQLLSYFRQLGQKISGKWFAYNFPARTGCDLTPELVATLAAEFPNFAGIKDTVDCQSHTRSMIQTTRAVREDFAVLSGYDEYYIPNLLAGGAGIISGLNNVMPELFVRAREAFKQGDLAALRDIQDKIGTYMSIYAIGEDFVTTIKTAVSRKFGYCTGVSRNAGGELNESECRTIDEVFVVKG
- the kdgT gene encoding 2-keto-3-deoxygluconate transporter, with amino-acid sequence MQIKRTIEKIPGGMMLVPLFLGALCHTFSPGAGKYFGSFTNGMITGTVPILAVWFFCMGASIKLSATGTVLRKSGTLVITKILVAWVVAAIASRILPEHGVEVGFFAGLSTLALVAAMDMTNGGLYASIMQQYGTKEEAGAFVLMSLESGPLMTMVILGTAGIASFEPHVFVGAVLPFLIGFALGNLDPELREFFSKAVQTLIPFFAFALGNTIDLSVIAQTGVLGILLGVAVIIITGIPLIIADKLIGGGDGTAGIAASSSAGAAVATPVLIAEMVPAFKPMAPAATSLVATSVIVTSILVPIITSIWSKRAKARAAAIDMRSAVK
- the cpxR gene encoding envelope stress response regulator transcription factor CpxR, encoding MNKILLVDDDRELTSLLKELLEMEGFDVLVAHDGEQALELLDDSIDLLLLDVMMPKKNGIDTLKALRQTHQTPVIMLTARGSELDRVLGLELGADDYLPKPFNDRELVARIRAILRRSHWSEQQQNSDNGSPTLEVDSLSLNPGRQEASFDGQTLELTGTEFTLLYLLAQHLGQVVSREHLSQEVLGKRLTPFDRAIDMHISNLRRKLPERKDGHPWFKTLRGRGYLMVSAS
- the cpxP gene encoding cell-envelope stress modulator CpxP, whose amino-acid sequence is MGKVTAAVMASTLALSTLSHAAEVVTGDHWHLGENSSQRNAQSHMFDGISLTEHQRQQMRDLMQQARHEQPPVNVSEMETMHRLVTAENFDESAVRAQAEKMAQQQVARQVEIAKVRNQMYRLLTPEQQAVLNEKHEQRMEQLRDVAQWQKSSSLNLLSSSNSRSQ
- the yiiM gene encoding 6-hydroxyaminopurine reductase — its product is MRYPVDVFAGKIRDYTGSRPSAIAKVQVDGELMLTELGLTGDEQAETKIHGGPDRALCHYPREHYQHWRQAFPEQAELFVAPAFGENLSTEGLTEENVYIGDIFQWGEALIQVTQPRSPCFKLNFHFGISDMASQMQDAGKTGWLCSVIAAGMVSADAPLVLASRVSDVSVQEAIAIAWHMPFDNDQYHRLLSTAGLSKSWTRTMQKRRLSGKIEDNSRRLWGK